CCCGGTGGTGCGGCATGATCAGGTGCGCGTCGCCGGAGATGCGCAGCCGGGAGACGTCCACGCCGCGCTCGGCGAGACCGTCGATCTCCTCCAGCAGCACCTTCGGGTCGACCACCACGCCGTTGCCGATCACGATCATCGCGTTCGGGGAGAGCGCGCCGGACGGCATGAGGTGCAGGGCGTACTTCTGGCCGTCCGGGGTGATCACCGTGTGCCCGGCGTTGTTGCCGCCGGAGTAGCGCACGACGTAGTCGACCCGCTCACCCAGCAGGTCGGTAACCTTGCCCTTGCCCTCGTCGCCCCACTGGGCGCCGAGGAGCACGATCGCTGGCATCTTCTCCGCCTCCAGAAGGCTCGGGTGCCAGGTGGCGACCGGTCAGCGAGCCCGGGGTGTCAGGCTAACAAGTAGTGACGACGGGACCGGCAGGGGTTCGTCGAGAAGCAGGAGGCTCCTTCGTGTACGACGTGGTGCTGCTCACCCTCGGCTCGGAGCGGGACGCTCCCGGTGGGGGCTGCGGCAGCGGTGGAGCCTGCTGTGGTGGCGCCGCCGAGGCGGCCGGGGAGCAGTCCGAGGAGCGCTGCGAGACGCCCCGCGTACCGGCGCTGGCCTGCGCGGACGCGCTGACCGCCCGGGGTGCCCGGGTGGAGACCGTCACCGCCCGCTCGGACGCCGAGATCGACCAGGTGCTGGCCCGCCTCGACGGGCCGCCGCGTCCCGACGGCCTCACCTGGCCGGACCCCGACTCCAAGACCCGGCTGGTCGTCGCCACGGCCAGCGACGGTCAGTTGCGGGCCGTCCTGCGCCGGCTGGTCCGGCGGTACGCTCCGCCGCCCAGCCGCCGTCCGGACGACCTGCCCGGCAACCGGACCGTCCCCGACCTGCCGCCGGTCGGCGTACTGCCGCTCGATCCGGCCCGGACCGGGACGGCGCGGGACCTGGCCGCGCAGCTCGGGCTGCCCCGCGATCCGGCGGCGGTGGCCGCGGCGGTGCTGGACGGCACACCCCGCCGGCTCGACCTGCTGCGCAACGACGGCGGCTCGGTGACCCTGGACGGCGCGCTGTTCGGCGCGGCCGACGACGCGGGCCGGCCGCTGCACTGGCGCGCCCGGGTCGAGGTCGACGGCGCGATCCTCTCGAACGGCGAGGACCCGCTGATGGCCTGCGCGGTCGGCAACGCCGGCGGGTACGCGCGCCTCGACGACGTGACCCTGCTGGCCGACCCGGACCCGACCGACGGCCGGGTCGAGGTGGCGGTGGCAGTTCCCGTGGTCACCCGGTCCGCGTTGGGCAGGAAGCGGGTCCGACTCGAGGTACGCCGGGCCCGGGGCCGGGCCGTGGCGGTGGCGCCGCGCGACGCGAAGGTGCCCTTCCTCGACGACGGCGTCGAGGGCGAGCTGAGCCGGAAGCGGTCCTGGTGGACCGAACCGGGCGCCTGGGCCGTCTGGACGGCCTGACCACCGTCGATCCCCGGTCCGCCCGCCCGATCACCCGGACGGCCTATCCTCGGGCGGGAGGAATGGGGAGGAACCGTGGTGCACGAGAACGCCGACCGGGCCCACGTGCCGGGCCAACCGCAGGTGCCGGAGCGCGACATCGAACCGCTCTGGCCGCCGGAGCAGAGCGAACCGGGCGCCGGCGTCCCGCCGTGGGCGACCCCGGCCCAGCCCGGCACACCCCCCTGGCCGCTCCCGCCCCCGCCGGCCGCAGAGCCGCCGCGGTCACCGGTCCACCCCACCACCGGACCGGCGCCGCACGACCCGGCCGCCGCTGGGCGCGGCCCGGACGAGGTACGCCCCGTCAGCCCGGTGCCCGCGCCGCGCACCCAGCCGCCGGTCGACCTGGACCTCCCCTTCACCCTCGACCGGCCGCCCGTCGCTCCGAATCCGACGTCCACGGCCCCGGAGCAGGGCGACCCGGCGGCCGTTACGACCGCAGCGCAGGACGGCCCGACCACGGACGACGGGGCGGACCGGACCGGGGTCGGCGCCCACCAGGCCGGCGGCACCTCGGGCGGCCGGACGGAGTCGCCGTGGGCCCAGCCGCCGCAGCGGTCGACCGCCCCGACCGAGCCCACCGACGCGTCGGCGACGCCCACCGACCCGGCGGCGACGGCGGTGCCGGCCGCTCCGCCAGCCACCGCCGGATCGGTCCCCCCGGGGCCGGAGGCACCGGCAGCCGAGGCGCCGGCCGGTGACGCGCCGTCGCGGCTCGGCCCGTTCCCGCCGGCGCCGGGTGTGCCACTCGCCCAGCCGCCGTACGGGAACGGGTCGGCCTACCCGCCGGGGCCGGCCGGATACGGCCAACCCGGATACCCGGCCGGCCCTACCCCGGGCTGGTACCCGCCGGCCTGGCCGCACCAGCCGGCCGGCCCGGCGCCGCAACCGCCGGCCACCCCGGGACCGGAGCAACCCGCACCGGGAGCGCCGCAGCCCGCGCCGGGGCCGCAGCAACCCGCGCAGCCGGCGGTTCCGGCCGGGTACCCGGAGCCGGCCTGGACGCCGGAGGCCGGGGCCACCCCGACCGCGGAGGACTTCGCCCGGCGTCGCCAGGCCAGGCCGGTCGACCCGGTGGCCACGATGGGCGTCCGCGCGGTGGTGAACAAGATCGGGCTGGTCCGGCTCCCGCCGGGGCGGCACGAGCAGGAACTGAAGCGCGACATCGAGACGGTCCGCCGCAACTTCGGCGGACTGCGCCAGGTGACCGTGGTCAACCCGAAGGGCGGTGCCGGCAAGACCGTCGCCATCCTGCTGCTCGCGATGACCTTCGGCCAGAAGCGCGGCGGGTACGTGCTGGCCTGGGACAACAACGAGACCCAGGGCACCCTGGGCATGCGGGCCCAGCAGGACTTCCACTCCCGTACGGTCCGGGACATGCTGCGCGACCTGGCGCAGTTCCAGGGGGCGCACGGCCGGGTCGGCGACCTGTCGCAGTACGTCCGCTCGCAGGGCGAGGGGATGTTCGACGTGCTCGCCTCGGACGAGTCGGCCACCGGCGGCGAGATGCTCACCGCCGCCGCCTTCGCCGAGATCCGCGAGGTGGTCAGCCGCTTCTACAAGCTGATCTTCGTGGACACCGGGAACAACGTCCGGGCGCAGAACTGGCAGGCCGCGATGGATGCCACCGACCAACTGGTGGTCACCATGTCGGCCCGGAACGACTCGGCGGAGACCGCCGCCCGGATGCTCGACCACCTGGAGCAGAGCGGCCGGCAGCGGCTGGTCCGCCAGGCGGTGACGGTGGTGTCGATGCCACCGTCGCGCAAGGAGATCGACCTGCCGGCGATCCAGGAGCACTTCGCGGCCCGGACCCGGGCGGTGCTGCTCGCGCCGTACGAGCGGCTCATCGACACCGGCGAGCCGATCCGGTACGGGCAGCTCTCCTCGGCCACCCGGGATGCCTGGCTGAAGATCGCCGCCGCGGTCGCCGAAGGGCTGTGACACAGGCGCGACGGCCGGCCCCCGCTGGGGAGCCGGCCGTTGCGCGGTGGGTCAGTGGCTGGCGAGGGCGTCGGCCGCGGCCGGGTCGCAGTCGCGGAGGAACTGGGCGCAGCGGGCCGCCTCGTCCGCCTCGCCGATCTCGCCGGCGGCCCGGGACAGCAGGTAGAGGCAGCGGAGGAAGCCCCGGTTGGGCTTGTGCGACCAGGGCACCGGGCCGTGGCCCTTCCAGCCGCTGCGGCGGAGCTGGTCCAGGCCGCGGTGGTAGCCGGTGCGCGCGTACGCGTACGCCGGGATGACCTGGCCCGCGGCGAACGCCCGGGCGGCAAGCGCCGCCCAGGCCGCGCTGTAGGTCGGGAAGCGGGCCGCGACCTCGGCGTACGCCTCGTCGGTGTCCTGCTCGACGGCGGCCGCCAGCGCGGCGTCGGCCTCCTCGGTCGCCGGCAGCAGGGTGGCCGGTGGCTCAGGCAACAGGTTCTGCATCGCCCCATTCAACCCGCTTCGCCCTGGGGTACGCGAGTGGGTCCGGCGAGCCGGTCGGCTGAACGGCTGAGGGTTTCGTCACGCCTGGGGCCCGCGGCCCGGTACCCGCGGCCCATGCCATCCGGCGATCTTTTCCACTACAACTATTGGTCCGGAGCCTCCCCAGGACCCGGTTACGCAGGAGCCCGGCGGCCTGGCCGCCGGGCTCCTGTCGTCGTGACCCACGTTTGCCGGCTTGCTCGGGGCGGGCAGGATGGTCCGGTGCCCACCCCACCTCCCGCGGACGTCATCGAGCCGCACGACACCAGCATCGACGAGATCGAGACCCGGGCCGAGTTCGACCGACACCTGGCCACCGGCAGCCTGGCCGGGCTCACCGTGCAGGGCCTCCGACTCGACCTCGATCCCGTTCCCGACCTGACCCGGACCGACGTGGCCGACACGCTCTTCGTGGGCTGTCGGTTCGCCGCTCGCGAGGTCGGCGCCGACCTGGTCCGGCGCGGGGCGAACGTGGTTCCCCCGTTCTCGAAGCTGCCCTACCCGACCCAGCCGGCCTGCCTCTACACGGCGGAGGACCTGGCCGCGGGCTTCACCGAGGCCGGCTTCGCCGGGATGTACGACACCCGGGTGTACGCGCACTTCCGCGCGCACGGCGGGGCGCTGCCGGACGTCCGCGAGGCGCTCGGCCAGCGGCTGCACGACCACGGGGTGGACAACGCCCTGGCGGACGCCACCCGCAGCTGGCTGGCGGCGCACGGGCCGCAGTCCGTGGTGGGGGTGATGGGCGGGCACGCGGTGCCGCGCGGCAGCGCCGCGTACCGGATGGCGGCGGTGCTGGGGTGGGAGCTGGCGCGGGCCGACCGGCTGGTGGTGACCGGCGGCGGTCCGGGCGTGATGGAGGCGGCCAACCTGGGCGCGTTCCTGGCGGCCTGGCCGGCGGAGGAGCTGACCGCGGCGATCGACGTGCTGGCCACCGCGCCGGACTTCACCGACCACGACCGCTACACCGAGGCGGCGCTGCGGGTCCGGGAGAAGTACGCGGCCGGGCCGACGCTGCCCACCCCGCGCCCGGCCGCCGCCGGCACCGAGTGGGCCCGCTCGGGCGGGCTGGCCATCCCCACCTGGCTGTACGGGCACGAGCCGGCGAACCTGTTCGCCGGGCGGATCGCCAAGTACTTTTCCAACGCCATCCGGGAGGACACCATCCTGCGGCTGGCCCGGGGCGGGATCGTCTTCGCGCCCGGCCGGGCCGGCACGGTGCAGGAGGTGTTCCAGGCGGCCACCAAGACCTACTACGGCACCGACGGGGCCAGCGGCGCGTACGTCTTCCTGGACCGGACGTACTGGACCACCGAACTGCCGGTCGAGGCGCTGCTGCGCCCGCTCTTCGCCGCCTCCCCGTTCGGTGACCTGTCGGCCACCGTGCACCTCACCGACGACGTCCGCGAGGCGGTCCGGGTGCTCACCGCCGGCTGAGACGCGCGGAGGCCGGCACCCGATCGGGTGCCGGCCTCCGGCTCACGCGGTGGTCACTTCATCGTGGTGCCGGTGGAGCGCAGGTGCTCGCAGGCCTCCACGACGCGGGCGGCCATGCCGGCCTCGGCGGCCTTGCCCCAGACGCGCGGGTCGTACATCTTCTTGTTGCCGACCTCGCCGTCGACCTTCAGCACGCCGTCGTAGTTGCGGAACATGTGGTCCGCGACCGGCCGGGTGAAGGTGTACTGGGTGTCGGTGTCGATGTTCATCTTCACCACGCCGTAGTCCAGCGCCTCGCGGATCTCCGACAGCAGCGAGCCGGAACCGCCGTGGAACACCAGGCTGAGCGGCTTCTCCTTGCCGTACTTGGCGCCGACCGCCACCTGGATGTGGTGGAGCACCTCCGGGCGGAGCTTGACGTTGCCCGGCTTGTAGACGCCGTGCACGTTGCCGAAGGTCAGCGCCGCCATGTAGCGGCCCTTCTCGCCGAGGCCGAGCGCGTCGACCATGGCCAGGCCGTCCTCGACGGTGGTGTAGAGCTTCTCGTTGATGGCGTTCTCGACGCCGTCCTCCTCGCCGCCGACGACGCCGACCTCGATCTCGAGGACGATCTTGCCCTTGGCGGCCTCGGTGAGGAGCTGCTCGGCGATCTGCAGGTTCTCCGCCACCGGCACCGCCGAGCCGTCCCACATGTGCGACTGGAACAGCGGCTCCTGGCCGTTCTTCACCCGCTCCTGGGAGATGGCCATCAGCGGCCGGACGAACTTGTCCAGCTTGTCCTTCGGGCAGTGGTCGGTGTGCAGCGCGATGTTCACCGGGTACTTCTTGGCCACCTCGTGCGCGTACGCGGCGAACGCCACGGCGCCGGTCACCATGTCCTTGACGGACGGGCCGGACAGGTACTCTGCGCCACCGGTGGAGACCTGGATGATGCCGTCGCTCTCCGCGTCGGCGAAGCCCTTGAGCGCCGCGTTCAGCGTCTGCGAGGAAGTCACGTTGATCGCGGGGTAGGCGTACCGGCCGGCCTTGGCCCGGTCCAGCATCTCCGCGTAGGCCTCGGGGGAAGCGATGGGCATGTCGAACGCTCCTTACTTACCGCTCTCGGCCGTGCAGGCCGCTGTCTTCCTTGGGTGCGCCGGACCGCGCTGTCCACCGCGGGAAGTATCCCGTAGGAACTGGCGGCCGGCACAACCGACCCGGGAACCGGTCACCGGCTCTCCAGCCTGTCCGGCACCACGACACTGATCAGCCAGCTCACCACGGCCATCACGATGGCCCCCCAGAAGGCGGCCCAGAAGCCGTCCACGTGGAACGGCAGGTGCAGTTGCCGGGCGATCCAGTCGGTGAGCAGGAACAGCAGAGCGTTGACCACGAGCGCGAACAGACCTAGCGTGAGCAGGTAGAACACGCAGCCGAACACCTTGATGACCGGCTTCAGCACCGCATTGACCACGCCGAAGATGAGCGCCACCGCGATCAGGGTGAGCGCCATGTTCGCCCCGCTCCGGCCGCTCACCTCCACCCCGGGGACGATCAGTGTGGTGATCCACAGCGCGATCGCGGTGATCGCCAACCGGATCAGAAAGCCCACGTGACCATCCTGGCACCGGGCAACGCGCCCGGAGGGACAATCCGCCGACTCGGGGCCGCCGCCGCGGTTCGGCTCGGCACCGAGCGGCGACCGGCACCAGCCCGTACGGTGTGGTGGTGACCGTCCGTACCGAGATCCAGGGAGGGACGATGGGTCAGCCCGACGAGGAATTCGCCCCGAGCGACCACCTCGCTCCGGAGGAGCGGGATCTGGAGGCGGAGCCGGCCGACGCGGTCGAGCAGGCGGTGGCGGTGAACCCGGAGGACGGCGAGACCGAGCCGCACCGCGGCCTGGAGGTCGACGACTGGGACGCGATGGAGCAGGCCCGGGTGGTCGTCGCCGACGAGGACGACTACCGCTGACGGGCGGGGAGGGGCCGGCCGGCCCCTCCCCGCGTCACCGCAGCCGGGTGACCTGGTCCGGGTGGGCGGCAGCCCACTCACCGAGCCGGTCGTCCCGCAGCGCGGCGAGGAAGCCCGGCCCGAGGGCGGGATCGAGCCGGAAGCGCATCTCCGGTTCCTCCGTGTGCCGCCCCGGCGGGAGGAGGCCGACCGACTCGGCGGTCGCGGCCTTGGCGGCCACCAGCGCCAGGGCCGGCAGGGAACTGTCGCCGGTGTCCGCGACCAGCCCGGAGCCGAGGTGCTGGAGCAGCGAGTTGAGCACGACCGGGTTGGTGAACGTGTCCCGCTCCTGGAGCCGGTGGAGCAGGCCGGCGGCGTACCGCTCGGCGTTGCGGTCCCGGTCCAGTACGCCGTCCGGCAGTTGGACCCGCTGGCGGAGCACGTCCACCGAGGCAGTGCCGTCGAGCCGCTGGCAGCCCGCCGGGTAGACCCGGTCGGTGTGCACCGAGTGGACGCGCTGCGGCAGGCAGACCTGCACGCCGCCGAGCGCGTCGGTGAGTTTCCGCACCGCCGAATAGGTGAGCACCCCGCCGGCATCGATGCGCACGCCGAGGGTGTCGGCCACCGCATCCCGGGTGACCTGGTAGCCACGGCTCAGATCCGGCTCGGGCGTGCCCGCCCCGAACGAGAAGGTCGCGTTGAGCCGGTCCGGCCCGTGGCCGGGGACGGAGACCTCCAGGTAGCGCGGCAGCGCGACCAGGTAGAGCCGGCTGCGGTCGGCCGGGACGTGCACCAGCAGCACCGAGTCGGCGAACCGGGCGGCCCGGTCGGCGTTCCCGTCGACGCCGACGAGCAGCATGTTCAGCGCCCCGGTGGGGGCCGACGCGGCCGGCTGGGGCAGCAGCGGGGACGCGGTCTCCCGGTGCTGCGGCGCGACCACGGTGAAGCCGGCCAGGGCGGCGGCGACCACCGCCAGTGCCGTACCGCCGAGCCGGAGCCGGAGGCGGCGGCGCCGGCGGCGAACCACGGCCCGGTCGATGGCGGCGCGGAGCGGGCCGGTCGGCGGGGTGATTCCCTCGTGCCGCGCGAAGGCCGCTCGCAGGTCGTCCTCGATCATCAGTGCACCTCCACGGTCTCGGCTCGGAGGGTGGCCAGCGCCCGCGAGATGCTGGACCGGACGGTGCCGACGGCGCAGCCGAGGATCTCGGCGATCTCCGCGTCGGGCAGGTCCTCGTAGTAGCGGAGCACCAGCGTCGCGCGCTGCCGCCGGGGCAGCCGGGACAGCCAGGACCAGACCTGGTCCCGGTCCACCGCGGACTGCGCGTGGTCGGTCGGCGCCGGCACCGCCTCGTCCGGCTCGCCGCGCAGCAGCACCCGGCGGGCCCACGAACCACGCCGCCAGTCGATGTACTGGTTGGTGAGCATGCGCCGGACGTACCGCTCCGGGGCGTCGCTGCGCGCCACCCGACGCCAGTTCAGCTGGACCCGCACCATGGTGTCCTGCACCAGGTCCTGCGCCTGGTGCGGATCGCCGGTCAGCATGACCGCGTACCGCAGCAGGACGCTCAGCCGCGCGTCGGCGAACTCCTCGTACGTCACTGCACCTCCCGGTGTCCCGCCCTGTTGACGGGCGCGGCCCGCCGGAACGTTGCGTCCGGCCCGGATCGGCCGAACGGTCCTTTGTCGATGTCCCGCCGCGCCCGGGGCAGCGGACGAGGTGGTCATCCGCCTACCCTCCGTACAGCGTGTCCGCCGGCGGCGTCGCCGCACCCGCTTCGTCGCCTGACGGGTCCGGTGTCACCGGTGCCCCGGCGACCCTTCCGCCGGGCATCGACGTGTCCGCACCAGCCCGAACACCCCACCCGCGCGGTCTCCCCGGACCGTCGCCGATCATCCGTTCGGTCAATGTCAGGGCGGACGAGACCGCGGGACAGCGCCGGCACTTAAGGGTTCTCTAAGCTGCACGCGCTCCACCTGCATTCCCTCACCGGAGGAATTCCCCTGATGCTCACCCACTCCGCCCGGCGCTGGCTGGCCGGCATCGGCGTCGCAGGCGCGTTCGTCGCCGCCTCCGCCACCCCCGCCGCCGCCGCTCCAGGCTCGGACGACCTGCTGCTCTACGCGAACAACACCCTGGTCGCGCCGGGCGGCGAGGCCCGGGCCATCACCCTGTTCGCCTACGCCGAGGCGCTGCCCGAGGACCTGACCCTCACCATCGACCGGACCGCCGTCCAGGACATCGCCTCGGTCACCCTGACCGACGACGTGAAGGGCTGCGAGACGGCCGGCGCCGTCATCACCTGCGCCCTCAAGGGCGAGGACCTCGTCGACTACGTGGTCGACCTGACCGTCAAGGCCAACGAGAAGGCCGAGGTGGGCGCGAAGGGCGACGTCGTGCTGAGCCTGGCCGGCGACGGGCGGAAGGCCACCACCCACGCCACCGTCGAGATCGGCGAGGGCGTCGACCTCGCGGCCGGGGCCGACATCACGACGGCGGGCGCGGCGGGCGCCACCCTCAAGCCCGCGATCACGGTCGCGAACGTCGGCGACAACACCGCCCACGGCGCGACGCTCCTGCTGGTCAGCATGGAGGCCCTCGCCCCCAGCCAGCGCTACGGCAACTGCTCCTACCTCGACGCCTTCGGGGCCCACTTCACCCAGTGCACCTTCGACGAGGACATCGCCCCCGGCGCCGGAGTACGGCTGGAGAGCTCGTCCGGGCTGCGGATCGCCCCGGACGCCTGGGCCCCCGGCGAGCTGTTCGCCAACGCGACGTGGTTCGCCCAGGGCGACTGGGACGACCTCGAGACCGAGCTGAAGGCGGTGGACGGCTGGCAGCAGGGCACCGGTGACCCGCTGAAGCTGGTCGCCGCGACGGACGCGCAGGTGCAGTCGCTGCGGCAGACCGACAAGGACACCACCAACAACTTCACCGGCATCGAGGTGAAGGTCACCGGCGAGCAGCGGGCCGACGTGGCCGCGATCGGCGCCGAACTGGCGGGCACCAAGGGTCGGACCGTCCAGGCCAAGGTCGGCTTCGTGAACAACGGCCCGGCCATGACCAACTCGTACTCCCCGGGCGGGGAGATCGTGACCATCGCGCAGGTCAACATCCCGGCCGGGGCCACGGTCGTGGCCGCCCCCGAGCAGTGCTCGACCGACATCGAGGGTGGTCCGAACGAGCCGGGCGCCAGGACCTACTTCTGCGAGTGGTCCGAGACCCTGCACAAGGGCGACCGGGCCCTCTTCGAGTTCACGCTGCGGATCGACCGGGTCGCGGGCACGCCGGGCTCGGTGCGGCTGATCCACTTCGACCTGGAGAGCGACGGCCCGGTGGCCGACCTCAACCCGCGCAACGACACCGCGGCCCTGGTCATCAAGGGCGCCGGCAACGGTGGCGGCGGTGGCGGCGGCCAGGGCGGCGGCGGCGAGGGTGACGGTGGCACGCTGCCGATCACCGGTAGCGCCACCGGCCTGATCGCCGGCGTCGGCGCGCTGCTGCTGGTCGCCGGTGTGGGCGGCTACCTGGTGGCCCGTCGCCGCCGGACCCGCTTCGTGGCCTGACGGCTCCGACCTCCC
This sequence is a window from Micromonospora sp. NBRC 110009. Protein-coding genes within it:
- the fbaA gene encoding class II fructose-bisphosphate aldolase — encoded protein: MPIASPEAYAEMLDRAKAGRYAYPAINVTSSQTLNAALKGFADAESDGIIQVSTGGAEYLSGPSVKDMVTGAVAFAAYAHEVAKKYPVNIALHTDHCPKDKLDKFVRPLMAISQERVKNGQEPLFQSHMWDGSAVPVAENLQIAEQLLTEAAKGKIVLEIEVGVVGGEEDGVENAINEKLYTTVEDGLAMVDALGLGEKGRYMAALTFGNVHGVYKPGNVKLRPEVLHHIQVAVGAKYGKEKPLSLVFHGGSGSLLSEIREALDYGVVKMNIDTDTQYTFTRPVADHMFRNYDGVLKVDGEVGNKKMYDPRVWGKAAEAGMAARVVEACEHLRSTGTTMK
- a CDS encoding LPXTG cell wall anchor domain-containing protein is translated as MLTHSARRWLAGIGVAGAFVAASATPAAAAPGSDDLLLYANNTLVAPGGEARAITLFAYAEALPEDLTLTIDRTAVQDIASVTLTDDVKGCETAGAVITCALKGEDLVDYVVDLTVKANEKAEVGAKGDVVLSLAGDGRKATTHATVEIGEGVDLAAGADITTAGAAGATLKPAITVANVGDNTAHGATLLLVSMEALAPSQRYGNCSYLDAFGAHFTQCTFDEDIAPGAGVRLESSSGLRIAPDAWAPGELFANATWFAQGDWDDLETELKAVDGWQQGTGDPLKLVAATDAQVQSLRQTDKDTTNNFTGIEVKVTGEQRADVAAIGAELAGTKGRTVQAKVGFVNNGPAMTNSYSPGGEIVTIAQVNIPAGATVVAAPEQCSTDIEGGPNEPGARTYFCEWSETLHKGDRALFEFTLRIDRVAGTPGSVRLIHFDLESDGPVADLNPRNDTAALVIKGAGNGGGGGGGQGGGGEGDGGTLPITGSATGLIAGVGALLLVAGVGGYLVARRRRTRFVA
- a CDS encoding DUF3151 domain-containing protein, which gives rise to MQNLLPEPPATLLPATEEADAALAAAVEQDTDEAYAEVAARFPTYSAAWAALAARAFAAGQVIPAYAYARTGYHRGLDQLRRSGWKGHGPVPWSHKPNRGFLRCLYLLSRAAGEIGEADEAARCAQFLRDCDPAAADALASH
- a CDS encoding phage holin family protein, translating into MGFLIRLAITAIALWITTLIVPGVEVSGRSGANMALTLIAVALIFGVVNAVLKPVIKVFGCVFYLLTLGLFALVVNALLFLLTDWIARQLHLPFHVDGFWAAFWGAIVMAVVSWLISVVVPDRLESR
- a CDS encoding LOG family protein; translation: MPTPPPADVIEPHDTSIDEIETRAEFDRHLATGSLAGLTVQGLRLDLDPVPDLTRTDVADTLFVGCRFAAREVGADLVRRGANVVPPFSKLPYPTQPACLYTAEDLAAGFTEAGFAGMYDTRVYAHFRAHGGALPDVREALGQRLHDHGVDNALADATRSWLAAHGPQSVVGVMGGHAVPRGSAAYRMAAVLGWELARADRLVVTGGGPGVMEAANLGAFLAAWPAEELTAAIDVLATAPDFTDHDRYTEAALRVREKYAAGPTLPTPRPAAAGTEWARSGGLAIPTWLYGHEPANLFAGRIAKYFSNAIREDTILRLARGGIVFAPGRAGTVQEVFQAATKTYYGTDGASGAYVFLDRTYWTTELPVEALLRPLFAASPFGDLSATVHLTDDVREAVRVLTAG
- a CDS encoding diacylglycerol kinase family protein codes for the protein MYDVVLLTLGSERDAPGGGCGSGGACCGGAAEAAGEQSEERCETPRVPALACADALTARGARVETVTARSDAEIDQVLARLDGPPRPDGLTWPDPDSKTRLVVATASDGQLRAVLRRLVRRYAPPPSRRPDDLPGNRTVPDLPPVGVLPLDPARTGTARDLAAQLGLPRDPAAVAAAVLDGTPRRLDLLRNDGGSVTLDGALFGAADDAGRPLHWRARVEVDGAILSNGEDPLMACAVGNAGGYARLDDVTLLADPDPTDGRVEVAVAVPVVTRSALGRKRVRLEVRRARGRAVAVAPRDAKVPFLDDGVEGELSRKRSWWTEPGAWAVWTA
- a CDS encoding LCP family protein encodes the protein MIEDDLRAAFARHEGITPPTGPLRAAIDRAVVRRRRRRLRLRLGGTALAVVAAALAGFTVVAPQHRETASPLLPQPAASAPTGALNMLLVGVDGNADRAARFADSVLLVHVPADRSRLYLVALPRYLEVSVPGHGPDRLNATFSFGAGTPEPDLSRGYQVTRDAVADTLGVRIDAGGVLTYSAVRKLTDALGGVQVCLPQRVHSVHTDRVYPAGCQRLDGTASVDVLRQRVQLPDGVLDRDRNAERYAAGLLHRLQERDTFTNPVVLNSLLQHLGSGLVADTGDSSLPALALVAAKAATAESVGLLPPGRHTEEPEMRFRLDPALGPGFLAALRDDRLGEWAAAHPDQVTRLR
- a CDS encoding SigE family RNA polymerase sigma factor; the protein is MTYEEFADARLSVLLRYAVMLTGDPHQAQDLVQDTMVRVQLNWRRVARSDAPERYVRRMLTNQYIDWRRGSWARRVLLRGEPDEAVPAPTDHAQSAVDRDQVWSWLSRLPRRQRATLVLRYYEDLPDAEIAEILGCAVGTVRSSISRALATLRAETVEVH
- a CDS encoding MinD/ParA family ATP-binding protein, yielding MVHENADRAHVPGQPQVPERDIEPLWPPEQSEPGAGVPPWATPAQPGTPPWPLPPPPAAEPPRSPVHPTTGPAPHDPAAAGRGPDEVRPVSPVPAPRTQPPVDLDLPFTLDRPPVAPNPTSTAPEQGDPAAVTTAAQDGPTTDDGADRTGVGAHQAGGTSGGRTESPWAQPPQRSTAPTEPTDASATPTDPAATAVPAAPPATAGSVPPGPEAPAAEAPAGDAPSRLGPFPPAPGVPLAQPPYGNGSAYPPGPAGYGQPGYPAGPTPGWYPPAWPHQPAGPAPQPPATPGPEQPAPGAPQPAPGPQQPAQPAVPAGYPEPAWTPEAGATPTAEDFARRRQARPVDPVATMGVRAVVNKIGLVRLPPGRHEQELKRDIETVRRNFGGLRQVTVVNPKGGAGKTVAILLLAMTFGQKRGGYVLAWDNNETQGTLGMRAQQDFHSRTVRDMLRDLAQFQGAHGRVGDLSQYVRSQGEGMFDVLASDESATGGEMLTAAAFAEIREVVSRFYKLIFVDTGNNVRAQNWQAAMDATDQLVVTMSARNDSAETAARMLDHLEQSGRQRLVRQAVTVVSMPPSRKEIDLPAIQEHFAARTRAVLLAPYERLIDTGEPIRYGQLSSATRDAWLKIAAAVAEGL